The window TTACACGAGTCCCTATCCGGAATAGGGCGAAACAGCACTTCCTGCCTATGTTTCCCCGGTAGTCTGCCTGACAGCAGAAACTGAAGAAGACAACACGCAGGAACGCAATCTTGAGGTCACAATTTGTGACCTCAAGTTGAACACAGTAACATGGACGATTTACATATGGGAGCCCGGAAAAGCACATCCTTGATTCCTGCTGAGCGGATAGAGCGGTCTATTTTGCTCATCCGTGGCGAGAAGGTGATGTTGGATGCAGACCTGGCAATCCTGTACGGTGTTTCGACAAAGGCTCTGAATCAAGCTGTAAAGAGGAACCGCGATCGCTTTCCCCCAGACTTCATGTTCCGGCTCACCAACGGAGAAAAGAAGAGGGTGGTCACAAACTGTGACCACCTCCAGAGCCTCAAGTTCTCGGCTGCCTTGCCGCACGCCTTCACCGAGCAAGGCGTGGCCATGCTCTCAACGGTACTGCACAGCAAACGGGCTGTTCAGGTCAATATCGAAATCATGAGAGCCTTTGTTCGTCTCAGGCAGATGATAGCATCGCATGCGGAGCTGGCCCGCAAACTTAACGCTCTAGAAAACAAATACGATACCCAGTTTAAGGTTGTCTTCGACGCCATCCGCCAACTCATGATTCCCCCTGAGCTGAAGCGCAAACCTATCGGCTTTTCTGGGAAGAAGAAAAAGTAGTCTCAGGAAGCCCCCCCCAATAACGCCATCCTCCCCCTTTGTCAAGGGGGAGGAATAAAAGGAGAGGGTATCGCTA is drawn from candidate division TA06 bacterium and contains these coding sequences:
- a CDS encoding ORF6N domain-containing protein; its protein translation is MGARKSTSLIPAERIERSILLIRGEKVMLDADLAILYGVSTKALNQAVKRNRDRFPPDFMFRLTNGEKKRVVTNCDHLQSLKFSAALPHAFTEQGVAMLSTVLHSKRAVQVNIEIMRAFVRLRQMIASHAELARKLNALENKYDTQFKVVFDAIRQLMIPPELKRKPIGFSGKKKK